The Lycium barbarum isolate Lr01 chromosome 4, ASM1917538v2, whole genome shotgun sequence nucleotide sequence ctctcttcgtGAATTACATGACATTTATATCAAATGTGAAAGTTGCAAATCATTTATACTTGGCAATTTCAAAATTTTGGGTATTTGGACTTGGTCTTCCTTCGTGATTTTGATTCAAAATTGTTCCAGAATAAGAAGACTTAGAATTACATATAAATAAGAACCCGAAAAaagttttatttaatttactACATGGCGACTATATATAGATAAGATTGTGCTTGTCAACACTCAACATTTATGTTATTCTCATTGTTGCTATCTATTGAAAGTGAAATTTTGCAGCCATGAACAAACTTAGTGGCATACATTAATCTTTGCCAAGAGTACCCTTTACTATCAAGGACATGCTTGTGCAGTTGCATCAGCCATTTTCCCACTCTCAATTCCAGCATTGCAGATGTTGGCGATTCCACGTATGTGTTTCTTTCCGTACGGGGTTAATTTTCCACAATGTGCCTCGAACGTCTTCACCTATACATGTGAAAAGACTAGTCACATTCTCGACATAAGAACGAAAAAACAAATTCTACTAAAGTGCCACAAAGAATTTGGCCTTTATAGTTAGGTTCACTACTTACATATGATTTTAGGCaatcccaattgtcaacaagtggtTGTCCAGCAGGTCGAACACTCTGTAGTACCTCATTACCATTTTCAACTCCAAACAGAAGCTCTCCAAGATGTTTTACACTATTATCCACTTGACTTCTCTTTGCAATAGTTTCAATAAGTCTCGCACGAATGGCTAGATGCTCAGCAGAGCCTTCGGGAGCGTCTTGGTACTGAAACATTCAAAAAGAACAAATCGAAATCTTGTGGTGTTGGAAGAAGAATTTCTCATCGATTTTATTGCAAATTAAAAAGAGATATAGAACCATACTTTAGAAAACAAATAGAAAATCTCAGCACTGCGTTGACCCACATTCCTTGACGATGATTTCGAGTATGACATGGCATTCACAGAGGCATGACTGTGGTTTGAGGAAGCAACGCCCATATACTCGGAAAGAGCGTCAGAACTTAGCACGATATCACCATATTGCATGACATGGGATCCATGTGTTAGGTTGGCGGCAGTTCTATTTGCAACCTGATGAGCATGTCCACAGTGAAATTATAAATCTCCCTTTAGAACACGAAATAAATTGATCTTACACTAGTATAATTGAACAAATTGATTAAAGCATATGCACAGTTTGTCCGCAAGTACAGCACAAGCTCTTACCCGGCTATACTGCCCTGCCAAACTGTCAGAATGTCGATCTTGCACATCACTATTCACAAATACAGACGGTTAATAAGTTTGACGTaataacaaaatcaaattcatcttTAAATTTTAATCCTAGAATTAATGAAATATGTACAAGAATCTTTAATTACTTGGCACACTCATCTCGATTAAGTTATTGCACTTTCTGGGAGTTAAGAGGAAAAATATATATGCAGTGACTTTTGACAAATATAACTCACATGGGATAATTGATCTATCATCAATAAATTTTACATCAACTATCACTTTATTTCTCTCTGCATATTGGAGAAATGACCACAAGAGAGTTGTCCATACCTATCCTCCATCCAGGCAACACTATACAAGTCTCCCAGGCAAACACCATTAAACTCGGGAGGGGGACACTCTACCAAGCAGGGTTCACCTTTACCACTCATACCACAATATGTTCCCCAACTGTTTTCATCGGGTTTTGATGCAGTCGTGACATAGATATTTAGACCTTCGGGAAGAAGACCATCAAACATGCTTCCAGACTCACAAGCTTCTAAGTAAAACACCTGAAGATTGAAAACATCATCCAACATAAAATTACACCtcggatttcactattttccttTTTGTCCCAGGAAACGAAGGCCTTTTAAAGCTGAAACAACGATGCAAGTTACCAGTTTACTATACGTTCCAGAAGCATGCTTCTTTTTCAACACGTTTATCAGATCGTTTGCATAGACAACTCCAGTGGGCATTGCTGATAATTGTAGGTGAATTAATTATGACGACTCAATTTGAAACCAGAAAACTAAGAAAAGATTAAGCAGATTGAAGTACAGAGGAACACTATGTGTGAGGAAGCTACTTACAGACAATACCAGGGCCACCATGATCGGTATAGTAGATGAAGATATGGTCATTTGGACCACTGTTCAAAACTTTCCCACTTCCCCCAACTATACCACTTTTGTTCGCAAGGATAACATTGTAAAAATTGTCAGCATTAACATCTTCACCTATATAATCCTGCCTCAACATAAATAATAACCCCATTAGCACACATTAATTCCAACCTTATAAAAAAAATAGAGGGATTGAATTGCTCGAAAGAGAAAAAAGTACACTAACCTTAGGAACACCATTGTAAACATCTTGGCCATGTGGATTATTGATGATGACTCCAGGTCTGGGATTATCCCTATTGTTGGCAATATCATCGTACATGAATACAATGATATTCTCGTCTTTAAGACCCCCTTTCTTGAGTATTTGATAAGCATGACACACATCAGCCTGAAATCATTCAATGGCCAAAGAAATTAAGATATAACATTCAGATTTCGCTATGCCATGCAATGATGTATATGCTTAATTGATTCCTATTTTCATTTTTTGTCATTTTGAAaatgaaatttatttattatatAGGTAAGTCCATAACATAGATTTTAGAAAAGAGTAAATCATCATGATATTGAAAAAGTAAAGAGAGGGGGTGATATATGTTGCTAATATAGAGGGCAAATTAGGCATTTAAAAAGC carries:
- the LOC132638378 gene encoding vacuolar-processing enzyme-like — encoded protein: MIFRYNIGLVFLVVLSIWASIEGRGISRFLTEETVGTKWAVLVAGSNGWWNYRHQADVCHAYQILKKGGLKDENIIVFMYDDIANNRDNPRPGVIINNPHGQDVYNGVPKDYIGEDVNADNFYNVILANKSGIVGGSGKVLNSGPNDHIFIYYTDHGGPGIVSMPTGVVYANDLINVLKKKHASGTYSKLVFYLEACESGSMFDGLLPEGLNIYVTTASKPDENSWGTYCGMSGKGEPCLVECPPPEFNGVCLGDLYSVAWMEDSDVQDRHSDSLAGQYSRVANRTAANLTHGSHVMQYGDIVLSSDALSEYMGVASSNHSHASVNAMSYSKSSSRNVGQRSAEIFYLFSKYQDAPEGSAEHLAIRARLIETIAKRSQVDNSVKHLGELLFGVENGNEVLQSVRPAGQPLVDNWDCLKSYVKTFEAHCGKLTPYGKKHIRGIANICNAGIESGKMADATAQACP